The Chitinophaga flava genome has a segment encoding these proteins:
- a CDS encoding efflux RND transporter permease subunit — protein MLKKFIDNPVLSTVISIIIVILGLLGLLSLPISQYPEIAPPTVEVTAAYQGANADVVMKSVIIPLEEQINGVEHMTYMTSKASNDGTAVITVNFKQGTDPDLAAVNVQNRVAKATGLMPAEVIKTGITTTKKLNSEVFGFLLYSENKSYDENFLDNYMRINIIPELKRIPGVGDVQTWSDRAYSMRIWLRPDVMASYGLVPDDVIAALAEQNIEAAPGKLGENSKKAFQYILKYTGRLEKPEQFEDIVIRATGNGQLLRLKDVAEVELGAFNYTMSLNAQGYPGSGGGVSQTAGSNAHEVVKEVERVFEKAKANFPPGVKMAVFINVNNFLDASIAKLIQTIFEAFILVFIVVFIFLQDFRSTLIPAIAVPVAIIGTFFFLKIFGFTLNLLTLFALVLAIGIVVDDAIVVVEAVHAKLDQGARSARKATMHAMSEISTAIVSITLIMSAVFVPVTFITGSAGVFYKQFGLTLAVAIIISAVNALTLSPALCAILLKPHDPAAHAKKTLLQRFYTAFNAGFAAVTGRYIRIVKFLIARKWLALGAIAVFAGILVFFLKTTPTGFVPNEDSGAIYGDIILPPASTMDQTLKVLDQIDSISRAMPEVAVTSGVTGMNLISGTGGSYGAMFIALKPWKERTGPGQDINSLVAKLFQQTASIKGANIIFFAAPTLQGFGNNSGFEMQLLDKTGGSYKDFGATVNKFMEQLNKRPEIMYAATPFNTNLPQYEVKVDVARCKEAGVEVNSLLRTMQGYLGGIYASDFNRFGKQYKVLLQSNPNFRAEETDLNKIFVRNNKGAMAPVSAFLTLQKTSGPEFINRFNLYTSAAVSGAPNKGYSSGDAIRAIKEVAAATLPRGTDFDFSALTREEISSGSQTMLIFALCLLFVYFLLSAQYKSYILPFAVLLSLPIGLAGAFLFARLAGLDNNIFLQISLIMLIGLLAKNAILIVEFSVQRRNSGLSLVRAAISGAAARLRPILMTSFAFIFGLLPLMLASGVGALSNRSIGTAAVGGMLIGTVFGVFVIPALFVLFQALQERISGKTPREKEAEELLEEMAM, from the coding sequence ATGCTGAAAAAATTTATCGATAACCCGGTATTGTCTACTGTCATCTCCATTATCATTGTGATACTGGGGTTGCTGGGACTGCTCTCTTTGCCCATCTCACAATATCCGGAAATAGCCCCGCCCACGGTGGAAGTAACCGCCGCCTACCAGGGGGCCAACGCTGACGTAGTCATGAAAAGCGTCATCATCCCGCTGGAAGAACAGATCAACGGGGTGGAGCACATGACCTATATGACGTCAAAAGCGAGCAACGACGGCACGGCCGTGATCACGGTCAATTTTAAACAGGGCACCGATCCCGACCTGGCCGCTGTTAACGTACAAAACAGGGTGGCCAAAGCCACTGGCCTCATGCCGGCGGAGGTGATCAAAACCGGTATCACCACCACCAAAAAACTCAATAGTGAAGTGTTTGGTTTCCTGTTGTACAGTGAAAACAAATCCTATGACGAGAACTTCCTCGATAACTACATGCGCATCAACATTATCCCCGAACTGAAAAGAATACCTGGTGTAGGAGATGTGCAGACATGGAGTGATCGGGCCTATTCTATGCGCATCTGGCTTCGCCCCGATGTAATGGCTTCCTATGGCCTGGTGCCAGACGATGTGATCGCCGCTCTCGCAGAACAGAACATAGAAGCAGCCCCCGGCAAACTGGGCGAAAACAGTAAAAAAGCATTTCAGTACATCCTGAAGTATACCGGCCGCCTCGAAAAGCCCGAACAGTTTGAAGATATCGTCATCCGCGCTACCGGCAATGGTCAGCTGCTGCGCCTCAAAGATGTGGCAGAAGTAGAACTGGGTGCTTTTAACTATACCATGAGTCTTAATGCACAGGGGTATCCTGGTTCCGGTGGCGGTGTTAGTCAGACGGCCGGTTCCAATGCACATGAAGTGGTAAAGGAAGTGGAAAGAGTATTCGAAAAAGCCAAAGCCAATTTCCCGCCGGGCGTGAAGATGGCCGTTTTCATCAACGTGAACAATTTCCTCGACGCCTCTATCGCCAAACTGATACAAACCATTTTTGAAGCTTTTATCCTGGTGTTCATCGTAGTATTCATCTTCCTGCAGGATTTCCGTTCTACACTCATCCCCGCTATCGCTGTACCAGTGGCTATTATCGGTACCTTCTTCTTCCTGAAGATATTCGGGTTTACACTGAATCTGCTCACGCTTTTTGCGCTGGTGCTGGCCATCGGTATTGTGGTGGATGATGCCATCGTAGTAGTGGAAGCGGTACATGCCAAACTGGACCAGGGCGCCAGGTCCGCCAGGAAAGCAACGATGCACGCGATGAGCGAAATCAGCACAGCCATTGTTTCTATCACCCTCATTATGTCGGCGGTGTTTGTGCCGGTAACCTTCATCACTGGTTCTGCAGGGGTGTTTTATAAACAGTTTGGTCTCACACTGGCAGTGGCTATCATCATCTCCGCAGTCAATGCACTGACGCTCAGTCCAGCACTCTGCGCCATCCTGCTCAAACCACATGATCCCGCAGCACATGCTAAAAAGACCCTGCTGCAGCGGTTTTATACTGCTTTTAATGCTGGATTTGCTGCTGTAACGGGAAGGTATATACGTATTGTAAAATTCCTGATAGCCCGAAAATGGCTGGCACTGGGCGCTATCGCCGTGTTTGCCGGTATTCTGGTGTTTTTCCTGAAAACAACACCTACCGGTTTTGTACCCAACGAAGACTCCGGCGCCATCTATGGGGATATCATCCTGCCACCCGCTTCTACCATGGATCAGACATTGAAGGTCCTGGATCAGATAGACAGCATCTCCCGTGCAATGCCTGAAGTGGCCGTTACCTCCGGCGTGACTGGTATGAACCTCATCAGCGGTACCGGCGGCTCCTATGGTGCCATGTTCATCGCCCTCAAACCATGGAAGGAAAGGACAGGGCCAGGCCAGGACATCAACAGCCTGGTAGCAAAACTGTTCCAGCAAACAGCCTCCATTAAGGGAGCCAACATCATCTTCTTTGCAGCACCTACGCTGCAGGGTTTTGGTAACAACAGCGGCTTTGAAATGCAGCTCCTCGACAAAACAGGCGGTAGTTATAAAGACTTCGGCGCAACAGTAAACAAGTTCATGGAGCAACTGAACAAACGCCCGGAAATCATGTACGCCGCTACACCTTTTAATACCAATCTGCCACAATATGAAGTGAAGGTAGATGTGGCCCGCTGTAAGGAAGCCGGTGTAGAGGTCAACAGCCTGCTCCGCACCATGCAGGGATACCTGGGTGGTATCTACGCATCAGACTTTAACCGCTTTGGCAAACAATACAAGGTGTTGTTACAGTCCAATCCCAACTTCCGCGCGGAAGAAACAGATCTGAATAAAATCTTCGTCCGCAATAACAAAGGAGCAATGGCGCCGGTATCTGCTTTCCTCACCCTGCAAAAAACCAGTGGTCCGGAATTCATCAACCGCTTTAATCTGTATACTTCCGCTGCCGTATCAGGAGCGCCCAACAAGGGTTATAGCTCCGGCGATGCTATCAGGGCTATTAAAGAAGTAGCTGCAGCCACGTTGCCACGCGGTACAGACTTCGACTTCAGTGCCCTGACAAGGGAAGAGATCTCCAGTGGTAGCCAGACCATGCTCATTTTTGCTTTGTGTCTGTTGTTTGTTTATTTCCTGCTGAGTGCTCAATATAAAAGTTATATCCTGCCTTTTGCAGTACTGCTGTCATTGCCGATAGGGCTGGCAGGCGCTTTCCTGTTTGCCCGCCTGGCAGGCCTCGACAATAATATCTTCCTGCAGATCAGTCTCATTATGCTGATAGGGTTGCTGGCCAAGAACGCCATCCTGATAGTGGAGTTTTCTGTGCAACGGCGTAACAGCGGGTTAAGCCTGGTAAGGGCAGCGATCTCCGGTGCAGCCGCGCGTTTGAGGCCTATCCTGATGACATCTTTTGCTTTCATCTTCGGCTTGTTGCCGCTGATGCTGGCATCCGGTGTAGGTGCGCTGAGTAATCGCTCCATCGGCACCGCAGCCGTAGGTGGCATGTTGATCGGTACCGTGTTCGGTGTATTTGTGATACCTGCACTCTTTGTCCTGTTCCAGGCTTTGCAGGAACGGATCAGCGGTAAAACACCCAGAGAGAAAGAAGCGGAAGAACTGCTGGAAGAAATGGCGATGTAA
- a CDS encoding efflux transporter outer membrane subunit, with product MNNKYTWLVAIVLLTAACKVTERYQRPELPAAAQYRDHAGTDTNTIAAKPWQEFFTDTLLQQLIARGIRENLDLKMAMQRIVAAQAALKQSKLAFLPDVNANASVKQSRLAFPQGYGLVNNATQYDVGVTASWEADIWGKLRSSKRAAQAALLNTVAAQQAIQSSLVADIASTYYTLLALDQQLLVLQQTLDNRKEDVSSMRDLKASGVVNGAAVVQSEANQYAAAVAIPDVKRQIRETENALSILLALPPGPVVRSVMSAQQLPQDLSTGVPAQLLQYRPDVKAAEYAFRQAFENTNIARTAFYPSLSITAAGGFSSFDFSQWFTNSGLFGNIIGGLTQPVFNKGLNKARLATATARQQEALYNFSKTMLTAGKEVSDALYSLASASEKKESREKQLASLEKAVDFTKELLRYSSATNYTDVLTSEQNLLSAQMGGINDQLQQWLAVIALYRSLGNGD from the coding sequence ATGAACAACAAATATACCTGGCTGGTGGCAATTGTACTGCTGACAGCTGCCTGCAAGGTCACTGAGCGCTACCAACGGCCGGAACTCCCTGCTGCAGCGCAGTACCGCGATCATGCCGGTACGGATACCAACACGATTGCAGCCAAACCCTGGCAGGAATTTTTTACGGATACACTATTGCAACAACTAATTGCACGAGGTATCCGTGAAAACCTGGACCTCAAAATGGCCATGCAGCGTATTGTGGCGGCACAGGCAGCCCTGAAACAGAGTAAGCTGGCCTTTCTTCCGGATGTTAATGCAAATGCTTCTGTTAAACAGTCCAGGCTGGCCTTCCCGCAAGGGTATGGTCTGGTAAATAATGCTACACAGTATGATGTGGGTGTCACTGCCAGCTGGGAAGCGGATATATGGGGTAAACTACGTAGCAGCAAAAGAGCCGCACAGGCAGCGTTATTAAACACTGTGGCTGCACAGCAGGCCATACAAAGCAGTCTGGTGGCTGATATCGCCAGTACGTATTATACACTGCTGGCACTGGACCAGCAACTGCTGGTATTACAGCAAACGCTGGATAACAGAAAAGAAGATGTGAGCAGTATGCGCGATCTGAAAGCCTCCGGTGTGGTAAACGGTGCTGCAGTAGTACAAAGTGAAGCCAACCAGTACGCCGCTGCCGTAGCCATTCCTGATGTAAAACGACAGATCAGAGAAACAGAAAATGCGTTATCCATACTCCTGGCATTACCGCCAGGACCCGTGGTCCGCAGCGTGATGTCGGCCCAGCAGTTGCCGCAGGACCTGTCTACCGGCGTGCCCGCTCAACTGCTGCAATACCGGCCCGATGTGAAAGCCGCGGAATATGCTTTCCGTCAGGCTTTTGAAAATACCAATATTGCCCGCACGGCCTTTTATCCTTCCCTCAGCATCACTGCTGCCGGTGGTTTCTCCAGTTTCGACTTCAGTCAGTGGTTCACCAACAGCGGCCTGTTTGGTAATATCATCGGCGGACTCACACAGCCTGTTTTTAACAAAGGTCTTAACAAAGCCCGGCTGGCCACCGCCACCGCCAGACAGCAGGAGGCATTATATAACTTCAGTAAAACTATGCTGACAGCAGGGAAGGAAGTATCAGATGCCCTTTATTCGCTGGCATCTGCTTCAGAAAAAAAGGAAAGTCGTGAAAAACAGCTGGCATCACTGGAGAAAGCAGTAGACTTCACCAAAGAACTGTTGCGTTACAGCTCTGCTACCAACTATACAGATGTGTTAACCTCTGAACAGAATTTATTAAGCGCACAGATGGGCGGTATTAATGATCAGCTGCAGCAATGGCTGGCGGTGATTGCATTGTATCGTTCCCTTGGCAACGGTGATTAA
- a CDS encoding DUF6138 family protein, translating into MENRHQTIVNDITTAVGQLLQKMDERTDAVNITRRSTLQSGIYNYVRFFYYKGAVHCFIDKGDSRPDLKYEGTDFPDAPLTAEDVAQLMPLLQQQLEQLYRTYDNNPLLDFKFEVFAKFRIDEKFLRLTALKTTSEVKKTALLKQIDLYLTQKIKEGQHPTKDLDTTFLAQHLLSPALYPEPDVPAIKAIFEKIRELNKSNKDLQRTHQHYITYALRCWVEEHFLPVYYNVASNGWAGPVYTLIDPGQRPVPSESQLDLLTYAGISIVRYEPNYSRPNGVGFIEKAKELGSKQAGNILKTGSGTFSKEDMQYSDADLTCTANDVFTTFSIAFKNETEESYGKAITFICNLLEKDFPPSYEIKCKSKNKEVLPIKGLGKSSTQRFFANALQYPGLYPLLEQYVRLAIRHEFEWYNDVEAEQCCCPGTYAIFGLALASDSYFPLLREYLKQVDDEHQSVQNHFLLKFVQQYGVHPGTIPTLLDLLQCASDNIKPIKELKAFETAENMALLLENTASLEGYEVEHLCWFIWGAKDKIAALAKKKGPLAEYYTQLITVINS; encoded by the coding sequence ATGGAAAACCGCCACCAGACGATTGTCAACGATATTACCACTGCCGTAGGCCAACTGCTGCAGAAGATGGACGAGAGAACCGACGCTGTCAATATCACCCGCCGCTCTACCCTGCAATCCGGCATATACAATTATGTACGTTTTTTTTATTACAAAGGAGCCGTGCATTGTTTTATTGATAAAGGAGATAGCCGGCCCGACCTGAAATACGAAGGAACCGATTTCCCGGATGCTCCGCTCACCGCCGAAGATGTGGCGCAATTGATGCCGCTCCTGCAGCAACAGCTGGAACAACTGTATCGCACTTACGATAACAATCCCTTGCTGGACTTCAAGTTTGAAGTATTCGCCAAATTCAGGATCGACGAAAAATTCCTTAGACTGACCGCACTGAAAACAACCAGCGAAGTCAAAAAAACAGCCTTATTAAAACAAATAGATCTTTATCTCACCCAAAAAATAAAAGAAGGACAGCATCCCACCAAAGATCTGGACACTACCTTCCTGGCACAGCATCTGCTTTCTCCGGCCTTATACCCGGAGCCAGACGTGCCAGCCATCAAAGCTATTTTTGAAAAGATACGTGAGCTCAACAAAAGCAATAAAGATTTACAACGTACGCATCAGCATTATATCACCTATGCGCTCAGATGCTGGGTAGAAGAACATTTTCTGCCGGTGTATTATAACGTTGCCAGCAACGGCTGGGCAGGCCCGGTATATACCTTAATAGATCCCGGTCAGCGGCCGGTGCCTTCCGAATCACAGCTCGACCTGCTAACCTATGCAGGTATCAGCATCGTTCGGTATGAACCCAATTACAGCAGGCCTAACGGGGTGGGCTTCATCGAAAAAGCCAAAGAGCTGGGCAGCAAACAGGCCGGCAACATCCTGAAAACCGGCAGCGGCACCTTCAGCAAGGAGGATATGCAATACAGCGATGCTGACCTTACCTGTACCGCCAACGATGTATTTACCACTTTCAGCATTGCATTTAAAAATGAAACAGAAGAATCTTATGGCAAGGCTATTACGTTCATCTGCAACCTGCTGGAAAAAGACTTCCCGCCCAGCTACGAAATAAAATGCAAATCCAAAAACAAAGAAGTTCTTCCTATCAAAGGACTGGGCAAGTCATCTACCCAGCGCTTCTTTGCCAATGCCCTGCAATACCCCGGACTGTACCCGCTACTGGAGCAATATGTCAGACTGGCTATCCGTCACGAATTTGAATGGTACAATGATGTGGAAGCAGAACAATGCTGCTGTCCTGGTACCTACGCCATATTTGGCCTGGCACTGGCCAGTGACAGTTACTTCCCGCTCTTGCGCGAGTACCTCAAACAGGTAGACGATGAACACCAGTCTGTTCAAAACCATTTCCTCCTGAAGTTTGTACAGCAGTATGGCGTACATCCAGGCACCATCCCTACTCTCCTGGACTTACTGCAATGCGCATCAGACAACATCAAACCCATTAAAGAGCTGAAAGCCTTTGAAACAGCCGAAAACATGGCACTACTGCTGGAAAACACAGCTTCCCTGGAAGGTTATGAGGTAGAACATCTGTGTTGGTTTATTTGGGGAGCTAAAGACAAAATCGCCGCACTGGCCAAAAAGAAAGGTCCACTGGCTGAATATTATACTCAACTCATAACTGTGATTAATTCCTGA